The following proteins are co-located in the Lepisosteus oculatus isolate fLepOcu1 chromosome 9, fLepOcu1.hap2, whole genome shotgun sequence genome:
- the slc35a3a gene encoding solute carrier family 35 member A3a isoform X3 yields the protein MSSRLKYMSLGVLVFQTTSLVLTMRYSRTLQEEGPRYLASSAVVSAEVLKIAVCVLLVFKDTSYSVRALNRLLRDEIVHKPMETLKLAIPSGIYTLQNNLLYVALSNLDAATYQVTYQLKILTTALFSVSMLGKRLGVYQWLSLLILMAGVVLVQWPSDDGAAGGQKELSAGSQLVGVLAVFVACFSSGFAGVYFEKILKETKQSVWIRNIQLGLFGTMFGLMGMMVFDGQRVRQSGVFQGYSRLTCVVVSLQALGGLVVAAVIKYADNILKGFATSLSIILSTLISYFWLQDFDPTSVFFLGAVLVISATFLYGYEGKPAPNPSRA from the exons ATGTCGTCGCGGCTCAAGTACATGTCCCTGGGGGTGCTGGTCTTCCAGACCACCAGCCTGGTGCTGACGATGAGGTACTCCCGCACGCTGCAGGAGGAGGGCCCACGCTACCTGGCCTCCTCCGCCGTCGTCTCTGCCGAGGTCCTCAAGATCGCCGTCTGCGTGCTGCTGGTCTTCAAGGACACCA GCTACAGCGTGCGCGCCCTGAACCGGCTGCTGAGAGACGAGATCGTGCACAAGCCCATGGAGACGCTGAAGCTGGCCATCCCCTCGGGCATCTACACCCTGCAGAACAACCTGCTGTACGTGGCGCTTTCCAACCTGGATGCAGCCACTTACCAG GTGACGTACCAGCTGAAGATCCTGACCACCGCGCTGTTCTCCGTCTCCATGCTGGGGAAGCGGCTCGGCGTGTACCAGTGGCTGTCGCTCCTCATCCTCATGGCCGGAGTCGTGCTCGTCCAG TGGCCCTCAGACGACGGCGCAGCAGGGGGGCAGAAGGAGCTGTCGGCGGGATCCCAGCTGGTCGGCGTGTTGGCGGTGTTCGTCGCCTGCTTCTCCAGCGGGTTCGCGGGCGTCTACTTCGAGAAGATCTTAAAGGAGACCAAGCAGAGCGTCTGGATCAGGAACATCCAGCTGG GCCTGTTCGGCACGATGTTCGGGCTGATGGGCATGATGGTGTTCGATGGGCAGCGCGTGAGGCAGTCCGGGGTGTTCCAGGGCTACAGCAGGCTCACCTGTGTCGTCGTCTCCCTGCAG gctctGGGAGGGCTGGTGGTCGCTGCTGTGATTAAGTACGCAGACAACATCCTGAAGGGCTTTGCTACCTCCCTGTCCATCATCCTCTCCACCCTCATCTCCTACTTCTGGCTGCAGGACTTCGACCCCACCAG CGTGTTTTTCCTGGGTGCGGTCCTGGTCATCTCCGCCACCTTCCTGTATGGCTACGAGGGGAAGCCAGCCCCCAACCCTAGCCGGGCATAG
- the slc35a3a gene encoding solute carrier family 35 member A3a isoform X1: MWKEMGRNLTRFRSGSRRRGERLQSAALTASPAGRAGVREPTYTAMESEELESEEVLIMADPGESMSSRLKYMSLGVLVFQTTSLVLTMRYSRTLQEEGPRYLASSAVVSAEVLKIAVCVLLVFKDTSYSVRALNRLLRDEIVHKPMETLKLAIPSGIYTLQNNLLYVALSNLDAATYQVTYQLKILTTALFSVSMLGKRLGVYQWLSLLILMAGVVLVQWPSDDGAAGGQKELSAGSQLVGVLAVFVACFSSGFAGVYFEKILKETKQSVWIRNIQLGLFGTMFGLMGMMVFDGQRVRQSGVFQGYSRLTCVVVSLQALGGLVVAAVIKYADNILKGFATSLSIILSTLISYFWLQDFDPTSVFFLGAVLVISATFLYGYEGKPAPNPSRA; this comes from the exons ATGTGGAAAGAGATGGGAAGGAA CCTGACCCGCTTTCGGAGTGGGAGTCGTCGGCGAGGAGAGCGACTGCAGTCGGCTGCGCTGACCGCAAGCCCGGCGGGGAGAGCCGGTGTCCGGGAGCCGACTTACACAG CCATGGAGTCCGAGGAGCTAGAGTCTGAAGAGGTGCTTATTATG GCTGATCCGGGGGAGTCAATGTCGTCGCGGCTCAAGTACATGTCCCTGGGGGTGCTGGTCTTCCAGACCACCAGCCTGGTGCTGACGATGAGGTACTCCCGCACGCTGCAGGAGGAGGGCCCACGCTACCTGGCCTCCTCCGCCGTCGTCTCTGCCGAGGTCCTCAAGATCGCCGTCTGCGTGCTGCTGGTCTTCAAGGACACCA GCTACAGCGTGCGCGCCCTGAACCGGCTGCTGAGAGACGAGATCGTGCACAAGCCCATGGAGACGCTGAAGCTGGCCATCCCCTCGGGCATCTACACCCTGCAGAACAACCTGCTGTACGTGGCGCTTTCCAACCTGGATGCAGCCACTTACCAG GTGACGTACCAGCTGAAGATCCTGACCACCGCGCTGTTCTCCGTCTCCATGCTGGGGAAGCGGCTCGGCGTGTACCAGTGGCTGTCGCTCCTCATCCTCATGGCCGGAGTCGTGCTCGTCCAG TGGCCCTCAGACGACGGCGCAGCAGGGGGGCAGAAGGAGCTGTCGGCGGGATCCCAGCTGGTCGGCGTGTTGGCGGTGTTCGTCGCCTGCTTCTCCAGCGGGTTCGCGGGCGTCTACTTCGAGAAGATCTTAAAGGAGACCAAGCAGAGCGTCTGGATCAGGAACATCCAGCTGG GCCTGTTCGGCACGATGTTCGGGCTGATGGGCATGATGGTGTTCGATGGGCAGCGCGTGAGGCAGTCCGGGGTGTTCCAGGGCTACAGCAGGCTCACCTGTGTCGTCGTCTCCCTGCAG gctctGGGAGGGCTGGTGGTCGCTGCTGTGATTAAGTACGCAGACAACATCCTGAAGGGCTTTGCTACCTCCCTGTCCATCATCCTCTCCACCCTCATCTCCTACTTCTGGCTGCAGGACTTCGACCCCACCAG CGTGTTTTTCCTGGGTGCGGTCCTGGTCATCTCCGCCACCTTCCTGTATGGCTACGAGGGGAAGCCAGCCCCCAACCCTAGCCGGGCATAG
- the slc35a3a gene encoding solute carrier family 35 member A3a isoform X2: protein MADPGESMSSRLKYMSLGVLVFQTTSLVLTMRYSRTLQEEGPRYLASSAVVSAEVLKIAVCVLLVFKDTSYSVRALNRLLRDEIVHKPMETLKLAIPSGIYTLQNNLLYVALSNLDAATYQVTYQLKILTTALFSVSMLGKRLGVYQWLSLLILMAGVVLVQWPSDDGAAGGQKELSAGSQLVGVLAVFVACFSSGFAGVYFEKILKETKQSVWIRNIQLGLFGTMFGLMGMMVFDGQRVRQSGVFQGYSRLTCVVVSLQALGGLVVAAVIKYADNILKGFATSLSIILSTLISYFWLQDFDPTSVFFLGAVLVISATFLYGYEGKPAPNPSRA, encoded by the exons ATG GCTGATCCGGGGGAGTCAATGTCGTCGCGGCTCAAGTACATGTCCCTGGGGGTGCTGGTCTTCCAGACCACCAGCCTGGTGCTGACGATGAGGTACTCCCGCACGCTGCAGGAGGAGGGCCCACGCTACCTGGCCTCCTCCGCCGTCGTCTCTGCCGAGGTCCTCAAGATCGCCGTCTGCGTGCTGCTGGTCTTCAAGGACACCA GCTACAGCGTGCGCGCCCTGAACCGGCTGCTGAGAGACGAGATCGTGCACAAGCCCATGGAGACGCTGAAGCTGGCCATCCCCTCGGGCATCTACACCCTGCAGAACAACCTGCTGTACGTGGCGCTTTCCAACCTGGATGCAGCCACTTACCAG GTGACGTACCAGCTGAAGATCCTGACCACCGCGCTGTTCTCCGTCTCCATGCTGGGGAAGCGGCTCGGCGTGTACCAGTGGCTGTCGCTCCTCATCCTCATGGCCGGAGTCGTGCTCGTCCAG TGGCCCTCAGACGACGGCGCAGCAGGGGGGCAGAAGGAGCTGTCGGCGGGATCCCAGCTGGTCGGCGTGTTGGCGGTGTTCGTCGCCTGCTTCTCCAGCGGGTTCGCGGGCGTCTACTTCGAGAAGATCTTAAAGGAGACCAAGCAGAGCGTCTGGATCAGGAACATCCAGCTGG GCCTGTTCGGCACGATGTTCGGGCTGATGGGCATGATGGTGTTCGATGGGCAGCGCGTGAGGCAGTCCGGGGTGTTCCAGGGCTACAGCAGGCTCACCTGTGTCGTCGTCTCCCTGCAG gctctGGGAGGGCTGGTGGTCGCTGCTGTGATTAAGTACGCAGACAACATCCTGAAGGGCTTTGCTACCTCCCTGTCCATCATCCTCTCCACCCTCATCTCCTACTTCTGGCTGCAGGACTTCGACCCCACCAG CGTGTTTTTCCTGGGTGCGGTCCTGGTCATCTCCGCCACCTTCCTGTATGGCTACGAGGGGAAGCCAGCCCCCAACCCTAGCCGGGCATAG